A region from the Vicia villosa cultivar HV-30 ecotype Madison, WI linkage group LG3, Vvil1.0, whole genome shotgun sequence genome encodes:
- the LOC131658241 gene encoding NDR1/HIN1-like protein 13: MPESQNTSSSERPALASNTAPPPVYGYPSPANGFPYANINHRKNSWCGCCCCLWWFIGIIITLAVLLLIAIVSFCLITRPELPYFALDSIAVNGMDLTSSSVISPAADVFIRADNGNNKIGIYYEKDSTVEIFYRDVRLCNGAFPAFYQPTNNVTVFQTVLKGKGIKLAETDRKALVKAVAKWSVPLTLKMRVPVKIKVGLVRTWKIGDFVFDCDVTVDQLTAEAKIVDSDCSYGLHH, translated from the coding sequence ATGCCGGAGTCTCAAAATACGTCGTCGTCCGAGAGACCCGCATTAGCTTCCAACACTGCTCCACCGCCGGTCTACGGTTATCCATCCCCGGCAAATGGCTTTCCTTACGCCAACATCAATCACCGGAAAAATAGCTGGTGCGGCTGCTGTTGTTGTCTCTGGTGGTTCATCGGCATCATAATCACTCTAGCCGTGCTCCTCCTCATCGCCATTGTTTCTTTTTGCTTGATTACCCGGCCAGAATTGCCCTATTTTGCACTGGATAGTATCGCTGTGAACGGAATGGACCTCACGTCATCATCTGTTATTTCTCCCGCTGCTGATGTCTTCATTAGGGCTGATAACGGTAATAACAAGATTGGAATTTACTATGAAAAGGATAGCACTGTTGAGATTTTTTACAGAGACGTTAGGCTATGTAACGGCGCGTTTCCGGCGTTTTATCAGCCGACGAATAACGTGACGGTGTTTCAGACTGTGTTGAAAGGTAAGGGCATCAAACTTGCCGAAACGGATAGGAAGGCGTTGGTGAAAGCTGTTGCGAAATGGAGCGTGCCATTGACGTTGAAGATGAGGGTACCGGTGAAAATCAAAGTAGGGCTTGTTAGGACATGGAAGATTGGAGATTTTGTGTTTGACTGTGATGTGACGGTTGATCAGTTAACTGCGGAGGCGAAGATTGTTGATAGTGATTGTAGTTATGGATTGCATCATTGA